Proteins from a single region of Companilactobacillus farciminis KCTC 3681 = DSM 20184:
- the phnX gene encoding phosphonoacetaldehyde hydrolase → MIEAVIFDWAGTTVDYGSLAPVIAFKKAFKNAGISLTDDEIRRDMGMAKWDHIGKILELDDVKQQWKEMYSKLPTDDDRKKIYEDFQQSLLHYLREDTDLKTGVLKTFNYLKEYGIKVATTTGYTAEMMKIVQEKAADRGYTPELVVTSEDVDGAGRPSPAMIQFIMQKFNISDPKKIIKVGDTLVDIEEGQNAGVKTVGIVEGSSLMGLTQVEFDELNNEEQIAKRNEVKRKFESVNADFVIDSILDLVQIVEYLNESMDKKW, encoded by the coding sequence ATGATTGAAGCAGTTATATTTGATTGGGCAGGAACAACCGTTGATTACGGTAGTTTGGCACCTGTCATTGCATTTAAAAAGGCCTTTAAAAACGCAGGAATTTCATTGACAGATGATGAAATTCGTCGTGATATGGGGATGGCTAAATGGGACCATATCGGAAAGATATTGGAACTAGATGATGTCAAACAGCAATGGAAAGAAATGTATTCCAAGTTGCCAACGGATGATGATCGTAAGAAAATCTACGAAGACTTTCAACAATCGTTGCTACATTATTTGAGAGAAGACACTGATTTAAAAACTGGCGTCTTGAAGACTTTCAACTATCTGAAGGAATATGGTATCAAGGTTGCTACGACAACAGGATATACTGCCGAAATGATGAAAATAGTTCAAGAAAAAGCTGCTGATCGTGGCTATACTCCTGAGTTAGTGGTGACTTCTGAAGATGTTGACGGAGCTGGTAGACCATCACCAGCAATGATCCAGTTCATCATGCAAAAATTCAATATCAGTGATCCTAAAAAGATTATTAAAGTTGGGGATACTTTGGTAGACATTGAAGAAGGTCAAAACGCTGGTGTCAAAACAGTTGGGATAGTTGAAGGAAGCAGTTTGATGGGATTAACACAGGTTGAATTTGATGAATTGAACAATGAAGAACAAATTGCTAAACGTAACGAAGTTAAACGTAAGTTTGAATCAGTGAATGCTGATTTTGTAATTGATAGCATTTTGGATTTAGTCCAAATTGTAGAATATTTAAATGAATCGATGGATAAAAAATGGTAG
- a CDS encoding phosphate/phosphonate ABC transporter permease has product MQSPTNFLKRKGWHQTAIIAIIGVIYIFASWLLSFDNLAGFTAIPRAFAWLGVNFKPTASSTEFLPKIWQKLLQTVLLAIASTVVASAISIFVALLGSKVTGINGTVQTIVRGIASFFRNIPLVAWSMILLFSFKQSDFTGFLALLLLSIGYLIRAFMEIIEDEASETMLALKATGASYFQVIFQAVLPQILPSILSWILYMIENNVRDATLVGILTGTGIGFIFDVYFKSFRYDAAGMTVLAIIIVVIALETISNQIRRVIL; this is encoded by the coding sequence ATGCAATCTCCTACAAACTTTTTAAAACGCAAAGGATGGCATCAGACAGCGATTATCGCAATTATTGGCGTTATTTATATATTCGCTAGTTGGCTCCTGAGCTTTGATAATCTAGCCGGTTTTACTGCAATTCCCAGAGCTTTTGCTTGGTTAGGAGTTAATTTCAAACCAACAGCTAGTTCAACGGAATTCTTACCTAAGATTTGGCAAAAATTGCTACAAACAGTTCTTTTAGCGATTGCTTCAACAGTAGTAGCGTCAGCAATTTCTATCTTTGTTGCTCTATTGGGTTCTAAGGTTACAGGAATTAACGGAACAGTTCAGACAATTGTCCGAGGAATCGCATCTTTCTTCAGAAATATTCCGTTAGTAGCCTGGTCAATGATTCTCTTGTTCTCATTTAAGCAAAGTGATTTTACCGGTTTCTTAGCACTGCTATTACTATCTATCGGGTATTTGATCCGTGCTTTTATGGAAATTATTGAAGACGAAGCTAGTGAGACAATGTTAGCTTTGAAAGCCACTGGAGCAAGTTATTTCCAAGTTATTTTCCAAGCAGTTTTACCACAGATTTTACCAAGTATTTTAAGTTGGATTCTTTACATGATTGAAAATAATGTTCGTGATGCAACTTTAGTTGGTATTTTGACAGGTACAGGAATCGGTTTTATCTTTGATGTTTATTTCAAGAGTTTCCGATACGATGCTGCAGGGATGACCGTTTTAGCAATTATTATCGTAGTTATTGCTCTAGAAACTATTTCCAATCAAATTAGGAGGGTGATTTTATGA
- a CDS encoding thiamine pyrophosphate-binding protein — protein sequence MTKMIAGQALVKVLEDWGVDHIYGVPGGSINHTVEGLYLEKDKIKYIQVRHEEVGAIAASADAKFTGKIGVAFGSAGPGATHLFNGLYDAKMDHVPVLALVGQVPQENMNTNYFQEMDEGPMFEDVAVYNRTVTTSEQIPYVINQAIREAYRQNGVAVVILPENLTTEEIDYVPAKTPKIVKNNYSQKIDQKDVDNTLKLLKEAKHPLVYAGRGLLGAKEVLTKFSEQFNIPVMNTVPATGVISTDHPNFIGTFGRLGSKSGFEALQHTDLILFIGSEFPFARFWPEGVKIIDVNNNPYDIGKTIDVDYAVIADAKSYLQALIDTKETLPAGIWLKANQENKANWDKWLDKLAADDSHGLNPETVTKKIAEMAGPNDTYGVDTGNVSEFGVRGLPMNHNQRFALSGLFATMGFGLPAGIAGALSVPEGQAWTLSGDGGFSMVAPDIITEARYGLPVINVVLSNERLGFIYYEQVASKQHLYGVDLTGADWAKVAEGLGGIGFTVQSIKDADEAFAKIKELQDSGNKKPIVVNAVIKQDDPVATAFMPLDPKLYGQEAVDAYAKKYHIDVKEQPSLGEILRAQGDND from the coding sequence ATGACAAAAATGATAGCTGGACAGGCTTTAGTAAAAGTTCTAGAGGATTGGGGCGTTGACCATATTTACGGTGTACCCGGTGGTTCCATCAATCATACTGTTGAAGGTTTGTATTTGGAAAAAGATAAAATCAAATATATTCAAGTTCGTCATGAAGAAGTGGGTGCCATTGCTGCTTCAGCTGATGCTAAGTTTACTGGAAAAATTGGTGTCGCTTTTGGCTCTGCTGGCCCTGGGGCAACGCACTTGTTCAATGGCTTGTATGATGCCAAAATGGATCACGTTCCCGTTTTAGCTTTGGTAGGACAAGTTCCTCAAGAAAATATGAACACCAATTATTTCCAAGAAATGGATGAGGGACCAATGTTTGAGGATGTGGCAGTTTACAATCGTACCGTTACGACTTCTGAACAAATTCCTTACGTAATCAATCAAGCAATTCGTGAAGCTTATCGTCAAAATGGTGTAGCAGTAGTAATTTTGCCAGAAAATTTGACGACTGAAGAGATTGACTATGTACCTGCTAAAACTCCTAAAATTGTTAAAAATAATTATTCACAAAAAATTGATCAAAAAGATGTCGATAACACTTTGAAACTACTCAAAGAAGCTAAGCATCCACTAGTTTATGCTGGTCGTGGTTTATTGGGAGCTAAGGAAGTTTTGACGAAGTTTTCAGAACAATTCAATATTCCAGTGATGAATACTGTTCCCGCTACTGGTGTTATCAGTACTGATCATCCAAACTTTATCGGAACTTTTGGACGTTTGGGAAGCAAATCAGGTTTTGAAGCTTTGCAACATACAGACTTGATTCTATTCATCGGTTCAGAATTTCCATTTGCCAGATTTTGGCCAGAAGGTGTCAAAATTATTGACGTTAATAACAATCCTTACGATATTGGGAAAACTATCGATGTCGACTACGCCGTAATTGCTGATGCTAAGAGTTATTTACAAGCTTTGATTGATACTAAGGAGACTTTACCAGCAGGTATTTGGTTGAAAGCTAATCAGGAAAATAAAGCTAACTGGGATAAGTGGTTAGATAAATTGGCTGCAGATGATAGTCACGGCTTGAATCCCGAGACTGTCACAAAGAAGATTGCTGAAATGGCTGGTCCTAATGATACTTATGGTGTCGATACCGGCAACGTTTCGGAATTTGGTGTCCGAGGGTTACCAATGAATCATAATCAACGTTTTGCTTTGTCAGGTTTGTTTGCCACGATGGGCTTTGGTCTACCTGCTGGAATTGCCGGAGCTTTGAGTGTACCTGAAGGACAAGCGTGGACATTGTCAGGTGACGGTGGTTTTTCAATGGTGGCTCCAGATATTATTACTGAAGCTAGATATGGTTTGCCAGTAATTAATGTAGTTCTTTCAAATGAGCGTTTAGGTTTCATTTATTATGAGCAAGTGGCTTCCAAACAACATTTGTACGGGGTTGATTTGACTGGTGCTGATTGGGCCAAAGTTGCCGAAGGTTTAGGTGGAATTGGCTTTACCGTTCAATCAATCAAAGATGCCGATGAAGCCTTTGCCAAAATTAAAGAATTGCAAGACAGTGGCAACAAGAAGCCAATCGTAGTCAACGCTGTTATCAAACAAGATGATCCGGTTGCTACAGCCTTTATGCCACTGGATCCAAAACTATATGGTCAAGAAGCTGTCGATGCTTATGCTAAGAAGTATCACATTGACGTTAAAGAACAACCATCCTTAGGAGAAATTCTGAGAGCTCAAGGCGATAATGACTAA
- a CDS encoding phosphatase PAP2 family protein: MIFKKNPSRKWLALSYIIVFFLLELMIVTNSQITSNFDYSIQNLLAHITNSTNNKIFEFITLLGKPVMDAFYLILIIVFLWFAKRKKSALWLGSVLISGNIIAFLVKITVRRTRPTGKIIPATGYSFPSGHVFGTTLVILAIILFILPYLKNQSFNWIYKTILILWLILVAISRVYLHGHFPTDVIGSVLLAGAWWESSELLYLRYFTDRSKIDIPIE, from the coding sequence TTGATATTCAAAAAAAATCCCTCTCGAAAATGGTTGGCGCTTAGTTATATCATCGTGTTCTTTTTACTAGAATTGATGATTGTAACTAATAGCCAAATCACTTCGAATTTTGACTATTCAATCCAAAACTTACTAGCTCACATCACTAACAGCACTAATAATAAAATTTTTGAATTTATCACGCTTTTGGGTAAACCCGTAATGGATGCATTTTATTTAATACTCATCATTGTCTTCCTATGGTTTGCTAAACGTAAAAAGAGTGCTTTGTGGCTAGGATCTGTTTTAATATCAGGTAATATCATTGCCTTCTTAGTAAAAATCACTGTTAGAAGAACGCGCCCTACAGGAAAAATCATTCCTGCGACTGGATATAGTTTTCCCAGTGGTCACGTCTTTGGCACTACTCTAGTTATCTTGGCTATTATTTTGTTCATCTTGCCTTATCTAAAGAATCAATCATTTAATTGGATCTACAAAACCATCTTGATTCTTTGGTTGATACTAGTTGCCATCTCTAGAGTTTATTTACATGGACATTTTCCAACCGATGTAATTGGTAGCGTCCTACTTGCTGGGGCTTGGTGGGAAAGTAGTGAATTACTATATTTACGATATTTTACAGACAGATCAAAAATTGATATTCCAATCGAATAA
- a CDS encoding phosphate/phosphite/phosphonate ABC transporter substrate-binding protein, producing MKKGRFLTAILGVFLLLAGVLAGCSSNSSASPKAGSKDNKEITMVFYPNESAKNFTASRKALQEELHKATGKKINIQTTTDYNVAIAAIASGKAQLAFMGADGYIQAHAQNKKVVPLLLQSGPDGTTKGASYRSYLMVQKDKADQYKKDGKYNIDKIKGEKISFVSASSTSGFAVPTDEIAKHFKLKNKDELSEGGKFFSKVLYGTTHPGSAINLLKGDADVAAFDDGDLTPFLKVTEGSYDKVGSTFTVRDDAEAPFAEFKGKELVNLSVLPVQNGPFVVNSGALSKKDIDAITKRFTTKEFTETKGLFSDGKGKTPTLWQKKSDKTILLKVDDDWYKPTHELVGK from the coding sequence ATGAAAAAAGGGCGATTTTTAACCGCTATTTTAGGGGTATTTTTATTACTCGCAGGGGTATTAGCGGGTTGTTCATCAAATAGTTCAGCTTCACCAAAAGCTGGTAGTAAGGACAATAAGGAAATCACAATGGTTTTCTATCCAAACGAATCAGCTAAGAATTTCACTGCATCACGTAAAGCTTTGCAAGAAGAATTACACAAGGCTACAGGTAAGAAGATCAACATTCAAACAACAACTGATTACAACGTAGCGATTGCTGCCATTGCTTCAGGTAAAGCACAATTGGCATTCATGGGTGCCGATGGTTATATTCAAGCACATGCTCAAAACAAAAAAGTTGTTCCTTTGCTTCTACAATCAGGTCCAGATGGAACTACAAAGGGTGCAAGTTACCGTTCATATCTAATGGTTCAAAAAGATAAAGCCGATCAATACAAAAAAGATGGCAAGTACAATATCGATAAGATCAAGGGTGAAAAGATTTCATTCGTTTCAGCTAGTTCAACATCAGGTTTTGCCGTACCAACAGATGAAATTGCAAAACATTTCAAACTAAAGAACAAAGACGAATTATCAGAAGGTGGCAAGTTCTTCAGCAAGGTATTGTATGGAACAACTCACCCAGGTTCAGCTATTAACTTACTAAAGGGTGACGCCGACGTTGCTGCATTTGACGATGGTGATTTAACACCATTCTTGAAAGTTACAGAAGGTAGTTACGATAAAGTTGGTTCAACATTTACAGTTCGTGACGATGCAGAAGCACCATTTGCAGAATTCAAGGGTAAGGAATTAGTTAACCTATCAGTATTGCCAGTTCAAAATGGACCTTTCGTAGTTAACTCAGGAGCATTGAGCAAGAAAGATATCGATGCTATTACAAAACGTTTCACAACTAAAGAATTTACAGAAACAAAGGGTCTATTCTCAGATGGTAAAGGTAAGACACCAACACTATGGCAAAAGAAGAGTGACAAGACAATTCTTCTAAAAGTTGATGATGACTGGTACAAACCTACACATGAACTAGTTGGTAAATAA
- a CDS encoding PhnE/PtxC family ABC transporter permease, which yields MINTDEQIIQQPKSPKSPEIKLHENSLSRTMIAVVFASLVIITGYTLMHLDAAGIQLNTAFKELGTNLQQMFLQPSAGTDGFMPLLQALASSVLLSILTTIIGAVFGFFFAVLASKNLTNAYLGAGIRIVMAIVRAIPTIIWALIFSIICGLGTTAAVLGLSFHSVAYLTKAYSESIEGIDKSTIESLKVTGAKFWVVVFQAIWPTIIASFVSWTFIRLEINFANAIAVGAAAGAGGIGYQLFVASGMSFDFHETGLIVYLVIFVTFVLEFIAVKIRQMYLDR from the coding sequence ATGATCAATACTGATGAACAAATAATTCAACAACCTAAATCACCAAAATCACCTGAAATCAAGTTACATGAAAATAGTCTTTCTAGAACGATGATTGCAGTTGTTTTTGCCAGTTTGGTAATTATTACTGGTTACACATTAATGCACTTAGACGCAGCGGGAATTCAATTGAACACTGCTTTTAAGGAATTAGGTACTAATTTGCAACAAATGTTTTTACAGCCTAGTGCTGGAACTGATGGTTTTATGCCTTTACTACAGGCTTTAGCCAGCAGTGTATTACTTTCAATTTTAACAACAATTATTGGTGCGGTTTTTGGATTCTTCTTTGCTGTTTTGGCATCTAAGAACTTAACTAATGCGTATTTGGGAGCCGGAATAAGAATAGTTATGGCAATTGTGCGAGCAATTCCAACCATCATCTGGGCGCTGATCTTTTCTATTATTTGTGGACTAGGTACTACAGCGGCTGTTTTAGGATTAAGTTTCCACAGTGTGGCTTACTTAACTAAAGCATATTCAGAGAGTATTGAAGGAATTGATAAGTCGACAATTGAATCATTGAAAGTGACGGGAGCAAAATTTTGGGTAGTTGTCTTCCAAGCAATTTGGCCCACTATTATTGCCTCGTTTGTCTCATGGACGTTCATTCGTCTAGAAATTAATTTTGCTAATGCGATTGCTGTTGGTGCTGCCGCCGGTGCTGGTGGAATTGGTTATCAACTGTTCGTTGCTAGTGGGATGAGTTTTGATTTCCACGAGACAGGATTGATCGTTTATCTAGTTATTTTCGTAACATTTGTACTTGAGTTTATAGCGGTTAAAATTCGTCAAATGTACTTAGACCGTTAA
- a CDS encoding DMT family transporter, with translation MLTILIGLIIGIGLPMQTSINSRLKVSVGSPFVASLISFSLGTLFLALITLLIDKSLLFPLNLFGKEPFWLWIGGLLGVIYLTSNILLFPKLGSVQTVIMPILGQIIMGLIIDNFGLFGSLVQPLNWSRIVGAILVVIGVIGAVSINQIIVYRHKKFVPEKSNNLWFYRLIGIVMGMFSATQTAINGHLGIVLNSSVKAAFVSFFVGTISLIIIVTIIHPNLSFQKNKDTPWWIWLGGFIGALFVLGNVYLVPKIGTGLAVVIVLVGLIVGSLLIDQFGWFNSTKNPITFAQIMSLLIMIFGVIIIRLL, from the coding sequence ATGTTAACGATATTAATTGGTTTGATAATTGGAATTGGCTTACCGATGCAAACGAGTATTAATTCCCGATTAAAGGTCTCAGTGGGGTCGCCTTTTGTGGCTTCACTGATTTCATTTTCGTTAGGAACATTATTTTTGGCATTAATTACGTTACTCATTGATAAATCGCTTCTTTTTCCTCTTAATTTATTTGGAAAAGAACCGTTTTGGCTATGGATAGGCGGTTTATTGGGGGTAATCTATTTAACTTCAAATATTCTTTTATTTCCAAAACTAGGTAGCGTACAGACTGTGATCATGCCGATTTTGGGGCAAATAATCATGGGATTAATAATCGATAATTTTGGTTTATTTGGTTCGTTAGTTCAACCACTGAATTGGAGTAGAATTGTCGGAGCTATTTTAGTAGTTATTGGTGTAATAGGAGCCGTGTCCATCAATCAAATAATCGTATATCGTCACAAGAAATTTGTGCCTGAAAAATCCAATAATCTATGGTTTTATCGCTTAATTGGAATTGTGATGGGAATGTTTAGTGCCACGCAGACAGCTATCAATGGACATTTAGGAATTGTTTTGAATTCTTCAGTTAAAGCCGCTTTTGTTTCATTTTTTGTTGGGACAATTTCGTTAATTATTATTGTTACAATAATTCATCCCAATTTGAGTTTTCAAAAAAATAAAGATACTCCTTGGTGGATTTGGTTAGGAGGATTTATAGGGGCACTATTTGTTTTAGGAAATGTTTATTTGGTACCAAAAATCGGTACTGGCTTGGCGGTGGTAATCGTTTTAGTAGGATTAATTGTCGGCAGTTTATTGATAGATCAATTTGGTTGGTTTAATTCAACTAAAAATCCCATTACTTTTGCACAAATAATGAGTTTATTAATTATGATTTTTGGTGTAATTATTATCCGACTTTTATAA
- the pstB gene encoding phosphate ABC transporter ATP-binding protein PstB has protein sequence MKEYNLNESFITNIAEEKALTTQNLQVYYGDNHAIFDANLEFPRFEITALIGASGCGKSTFLRCLNRMNDKRARVDGEIMYRNLDINSPKINVYEVRKHIGMVFQRPNPFAKSIRENITFALKNAGITKKETLEQRLEQSLKDAALWDEVKDDLDKSALALSGGQQQRLCIARSIAMHPDILLLDEPASALDPISTSKIEETLETLKKDYTIIIVTHNLQQASRISDYTAFLHLGHIIEYNTTANVFTKPKMQATEDYVSGNFG, from the coding sequence TTGAAAGAATACAATTTAAACGAATCCTTTATAACTAACATTGCAGAAGAAAAGGCACTTACAACTCAAAATCTACAAGTATACTATGGCGACAATCATGCAATTTTCGATGCTAATCTCGAATTTCCACGCTTCGAGATCACTGCCCTGATTGGTGCTTCTGGTTGTGGTAAATCAACTTTCTTACGTTGCTTGAATCGCATGAATGACAAACGTGCTCGAGTTGACGGCGAAATAATGTATCGTAACCTCGATATCAATTCACCAAAAATCAACGTTTACGAAGTTAGAAAGCATATTGGAATGGTGTTTCAAAGACCTAACCCATTTGCCAAATCCATTCGTGAAAACATCACCTTTGCCTTGAAGAACGCTGGTATTACTAAAAAAGAAACTCTAGAACAACGCTTGGAACAAAGTTTAAAAGATGCAGCCCTTTGGGACGAAGTAAAAGATGATCTTGATAAAAGTGCTCTAGCCTTATCTGGTGGTCAACAACAACGTCTTTGTATCGCTCGTTCAATCGCTATGCATCCCGATATCTTGTTGCTAGACGAACCAGCCAGTGCTTTGGATCCAATCTCCACTTCAAAGATTGAAGAAACACTCGAAACTTTAAAAAAGGATTATACAATCATCATCGTTACACACAATTTGCAACAAGCTTCTCGTATTAGTGATTACACTGCTTTCTTACATCTAGGTCATATTATCGAATACAATACGACCGCAAATGTCTTCACTAAGCCTAAAATGCAAGCCACTGAAGATTACGTTTCTGGTAACTTTGGTTAA
- the phnC gene encoding phosphonate ABC transporter ATP-binding protein, translated as MLEVKNLQKSYEKDKPALTDISFDIKPGTFVAIIGPSGAGKTTILRSLNQLIKDDDGQILLDGKDIRTANKEQLRKFRRQIGMVFQNYNLVERLTVIENVLHGRLGYKSTLAGVFGRYTQEEKEEAMSLLKKVGLEKFALKRCSELSGGQKQRVGIARSLIQHPKVILCDEPIASLDPASAQNVMELLKRLTDEYNLICIANLHQINMAKKYADQIIGIRKGHLVFDEDADLLSEDILRTLYDQDITKELE; from the coding sequence ATGTTAGAGGTTAAGAATTTACAAAAGAGTTACGAGAAAGACAAGCCAGCTTTGACAGACATTTCTTTCGACATTAAACCAGGAACCTTTGTTGCAATCATTGGACCTTCTGGTGCTGGTAAGACAACAATTTTAAGAAGCTTAAATCAATTGATCAAAGATGATGATGGTCAAATCCTTTTGGATGGCAAAGACATTCGTACGGCTAACAAAGAGCAACTACGTAAATTCCGCCGTCAAATTGGAATGGTTTTTCAAAATTATAATCTGGTTGAAAGATTAACGGTTATTGAAAATGTTTTACACGGTCGATTAGGTTATAAGTCAACATTGGCGGGTGTTTTTGGTAGATATACTCAAGAGGAAAAAGAAGAAGCAATGTCTCTTTTGAAAAAAGTTGGTTTAGAGAAATTTGCTTTAAAGAGATGTTCCGAATTGAGTGGTGGTCAAAAACAACGTGTTGGGATTGCCAGATCATTGATTCAACATCCAAAGGTTATTCTCTGTGATGAACCGATTGCTTCTCTGGATCCGGCCTCTGCACAAAATGTCATGGAATTACTGAAGAGATTGACTGATGAGTACAATTTGATTTGTATCGCTAATTTGCATCAGATCAATATGGCAAAAAAATATGCTGATCAAATTATCGGCATTAGAAAAGGACATTTAGTCTTTGATGAAGATGCTGATTTATTGTCAGAAGATATTTTGAGGACTCTTTATGATCAAGATATTACAAAGGAGCTTGAATAA
- a CDS encoding aldo/keto reductase, with product MATNIPYIELSNGVMIPQVGLGVFRMSDDEVLNSVKWAIQSGYRHIDTASFYDNESAVGQAIKESGIDRKYLFITTKIWNDVRGYDATIAQFNSSLQKLGLDYLDLYLIHWPAEGFEENWRAMEDLYKQGKVRAIGVSNFKAHHIEQLMEKATIAPMVDQIETHPYLQETDLHEYLQEKHIAHESWSPLGGGLNKVIDDPVIKEIAQNHHKTPAQIVLKWHIQRGEIIIPKSTHESRIKENIDLFDYHFDLTPEEMEQIKKLDSDKRVGADPDDKEFLANSITYSTQNH from the coding sequence ATGGCAACAAATATTCCTTATATTGAATTAAGCAATGGCGTAATGATTCCCCAAGTAGGTCTAGGAGTTTTCAGAATGTCAGACGACGAAGTTTTGAACAGTGTTAAATGGGCCATCCAAAGTGGCTACCGTCATATCGACACTGCTAGTTTCTATGACAACGAATCAGCTGTCGGGCAAGCTATCAAAGAAAGTGGCATTGATAGAAAATATCTATTCATTACTACTAAAATTTGGAACGACGTTAGAGGATATGATGCAACAATTGCTCAATTTAACAGTTCTCTACAAAAATTGGGTCTAGATTACTTGGATCTTTATTTGATTCACTGGCCAGCTGAAGGCTTTGAAGAAAACTGGCGTGCGATGGAAGACCTTTACAAACAAGGTAAAGTTAGAGCTATTGGTGTTTCTAACTTCAAGGCTCACCACATCGAACAATTAATGGAAAAAGCTACGATTGCCCCTATGGTCGACCAAATTGAGACTCACCCTTATTTACAAGAAACTGATCTTCACGAATACTTACAAGAAAAGCACATTGCTCACGAGTCATGGAGTCCTTTAGGTGGTGGCCTAAACAAAGTTATCGATGATCCTGTGATCAAAGAAATTGCACAGAACCATCACAAGACACCTGCTCAAATCGTTTTAAAATGGCACATTCAACGTGGTGAAATAATCATCCCTAAGTCAACGCATGAAAGTCGTATCAAAGAAAATATCGATCTTTTCGATTATCACTTTGATTTAACGCCTGAAGAGATGGAACAAATCAAGAAATTAGACAGCGATAAACGAGTTGGAGCTGATCCTGACGACAAAGAATTTTTAGCCAACTCAATCACTTATTCAACTCAAAATCATTAA
- the phnW gene encoding 2-aminoethylphosphonate--pyruvate transaminase: MVEKNYLLLTPGPLTTSEEVKQAMDFDYCTWDDDYKKITQSFRHSLLEVAQVNDEEYTAVPIQGSGTYGVESVISSTISDDDTLLIAMNGAYGKRIGEMADIYGINHVDLVVDERQPITLEEVTRCLDANPGVTHFAMIHCETTTGILNPIEDIIPYVSGRGITTIVDAMSSFGGIPIDVKANKIDYLISSSNKCIQGVPGFSFVIARKEVLENTKGMARTLSLDLYGQYIEMERNNGKWRFTSPTHVVHAFYEALKELKEEGGVEARHQRYTNNQKHLAKGMEELGFKVLIDEKFQSPIITSFIYPTDDFDFHAFYQQLKSDGFVIYPGKISQVPTFRIGNIGEVYDEDITKLLLAIKEITG, from the coding sequence ATGGTAGAAAAAAATTATTTACTCTTAACCCCTGGACCTTTAACAACTAGTGAAGAAGTAAAACAAGCAATGGATTTTGATTACTGTACTTGGGATGATGATTATAAGAAAATTACTCAATCATTTCGCCATTCGCTTTTGGAGGTTGCCCAAGTAAACGACGAAGAATATACTGCTGTTCCTATCCAAGGTAGTGGAACTTACGGTGTTGAATCAGTAATCAGTTCTACAATTTCAGACGATGATACTTTATTGATTGCCATGAATGGTGCTTACGGTAAGCGTATTGGTGAAATGGCTGATATCTATGGTATCAATCATGTCGATTTAGTCGTTGATGAAAGACAACCAATTACTTTGGAAGAAGTTACAAGATGTTTGGATGCCAATCCCGGTGTGACACATTTTGCAATGATCCACTGTGAAACTACAACCGGAATTTTGAATCCAATTGAAGATATCATTCCTTATGTTAGTGGCAGAGGAATTACAACAATTGTAGATGCTATGAGTAGTTTTGGCGGTATTCCAATTGATGTTAAAGCTAATAAAATTGATTATTTGATTAGTAGTTCTAATAAATGTATTCAAGGTGTACCAGGATTTTCTTTTGTGATTGCCAGAAAAGAAGTTTTGGAGAATACTAAAGGTATGGCAAGAACTCTATCTTTAGATCTTTATGGTCAATACATTGAAATGGAACGTAACAATGGTAAGTGGAGATTCACTTCACCAACTCATGTTGTTCATGCCTTTTATGAAGCTCTTAAAGAGCTAAAAGAAGAAGGCGGCGTAGAAGCTCGCCATCAACGTTATACAAATAATCAAAAGCATCTTGCTAAGGGTATGGAAGAACTTGGATTTAAGGTTTTGATCGATGAAAAGTTCCAATCACCAATCATTACATCTTTTATTTATCCAACGGATGATTTTGATTTCCATGCATTTTATCAACAATTAAAATCAGATGGATTTGTGATCTATCCAGGTAAGATATCACAAGTTCCAACATTTAGAATTGGTAACATCGGTGAAGTTTATGATGAAGACATTACTAAGTTGCTACTAGCAATTAAAGAAATTACTGGATAA